CGGGGGCTGTTGATGGCGCCGTCGGCGTTCAGGTACAGCGCCACGAAGCCGAGGTTCACGAGGTAGAACCCGACCACCAGCAGGTGGTTCACGGCGTCCGCGAGGCTCTCGTTCCCTCGCAGCACGTCCGAGAGGAAGATCCGCCCGTTCCTGCTCAGCGTCCGTGCCACCCACACCGTCAGCCCCACGCTGACCAGCGAATAGACGACGTACGCGACGACCGTGAGATCCATGTCCCCACCCCTCAGTGCATTCTTGAACGCGTTCAAAGCGTCCTGGGGGAGACTGTAGCGCTATTTTTGAACACGTTCAACCGATGGATCGGTGAACTGATCACCCGGTACGGGCCAGCTCTGGCCGCTTGCCGTAGTCCGTGAGCCCGATGACGTTCCCCCACGGGTCCGCGAACTCGACGGTCCACCCGGTGGCGACGGAGAAGGGGGCGTCGAGCGGCGGCACTCCCGCCGCCGCGAGGGCCCGGGCGGCGGCCCGCGCGTCGGGCACCTCCAGCCACACCCGCGCGGCCGCCCACACGGGCGGCCGTTGCCGCAGCTCCTCCTCCACCCGCAGCAGCAGCCCCGGCGTCTCCTTGCCGACCTTCAGCCCGGCGATCCCGGCCTCGTCCAGCCGGAACCCCACCTCGAAGCCGGCCCGCTCGTAGAAGGAGACGGCTTCGCCGAGGTCACCGACGGGGAGCAGGACGTTGTCGAAACCGAGCAGCTCGTACGACTCATTGTCTGACATGTCGTCAGATTAGATCGCCGGGGACCGTATCGGTGGGAGCGACGGCACTGGCGCGACATGGCCGCCGGTGCCCTGACGACACGAGGGGCTCAGCAGGGTCACCCCCTGCTGAGCCCCTCGACGGGCGGCTGAGTACTTCGACGGCGGCGTGGTCAGCCGATGGCGATGCGGGTCTTCCAGTAGCTCGCGGGAGCGACGATCTCCGTACCCGATCCGGCCAGGACCGTCTTGCCGCCGGCGTAGAAGCGCACCGAACCGTCGGAACGCACCGTCCACACATCGGGAACGCCGTCCCCGTTCGCGTCCGGGGTCCCGATCAGCAGCGGGATGTTGGCGTGGGACCAGCCTGCGGAACCGTATTCGAGGTCGGTGCCGCCGGAGGAGTCGGCACCGGAGGACAGGGAGTCCAGGTCGGTGCCGCCGCCGCTCGCCGCCTTGCCCTTGCGCAGCATCAGCTGGGCGTGGACGTCCGTGCGGTACACCATGTCCGTCACACCGTCGCCGGTGATGTCCAGGACGGTGACGATGTCGCGCTCGGTCCAGGCGGAGCCCGACAGACGGATCGCCTGGTCGATGGTGGCGCCGTGGTAGCCGGTGAGGGCCCAGAGTTCATCGCCCGCGGTGGCGAAGAAGTCGGTACGGCCGTCGCCGGTGGCGTCACCCGTGGACACGATCTGCGTCAACGAGGCCGGGCTGGGAGCCCCCTCGGGCAGCAGGATCTCCACGCGCTTGTCGACGTTGACGGCGCCATAGCCGTCGCCGGGATACACCCACAGCTTGCCGCCGACGCGCACCACCAGGTCCTGGAGGCCGTCACCGCCGTAGATGTCCCCGTTGTGGGTGATCAGAGCGCCCTTGAAATGACCGGAGGGCGCGGCGACATACGGTGGCAGGTCGTCGCCGTTCGGATCCTTGTCCGGGTTGGACCGATAGGCGCCGGCCATCGAATAGTCCAGGTCACCGGAGCCCTTGGTGAGGTCGTTGGTCGCCTGGGAGGGGTACAGGGCCAGGTTGCCGGCGTCGGTGACGACCATCAGGTCCGGGAGCTTGTCCCCGGTGAAGTCACCGGGCGAGTCGGCCTGGTCACGGGGGCTGACGTAGAAGAAGTACTTGGTGGGTTGCGACACGTTGCCCGCGCTGTCCACGGTCCGCACGTACAGGACGTTGGGACCGGCGGTGGGGGGCTTGGCGTTGGGCAGGGTCGCGCTGACGGAGGTCGCGGTGCCGGCCTTACGGTCCAGGTGGAAGGGATAGCTGGGCGCGTTGAAGCCGTACTCGTACCGCTCGACATCCGCGTTGAGGGCACGCACGGTGAAGGTGCCGGCCGTGCCGAACTTCTTGGTGCTCCACTTCGAGTCGTCGGCGCCGCTGCCGAAGCCGTTCTCCTCGGTGTCGGCGTTGGGGAAGTCCGTGGAACTGACCTTGGGCGATTTCGGCGCGGCGGTGTCGAGGACGAAACGGCACGGCGTCTTCGCCGGGGAGTACGAGGAGGACGCGTCCGCGTCGTCCCAGGCTCGCACCCGCCAGGAATAGAGGGTGCCGTTGGTCAGCTTGCTGGTGGCAAACTCCTTTGTTGTCCTGAGTGCCGTGTCCTTGTCCGATCCCACGGACACTTTGCCGGTCGCGCCGAGGAGATCACCCGTCGTCGCCCACTTGCCGTGCGGCCACAGGTCGAAGTCGAGGTACTCGAGGTTCTTGTCCTTGTCGGACGCCTTCGCAGTGAATGTCAGACTTCCGGATCCCATCCTGGCGTACGGCTGGGTGGTGGTGCACTTGGCGTCCGGGCCGAGGTCGAGGGAGGTGGGTGCGGTGGGCTTGCGGTTGTAGACGAGTTCAAGCGCGGGCGGGTGATCCCCGTTGGCCATGAACTTCTTCCACGCGTACTGAGAGTTCTCGTCCCGGGCGCGCATGCCGAACGTGATGCTGTCCCGACCCTCGTCGGCCTTCTTCTGCGCGGCCGATCGCACGTTGAAGGCCTCGTAGGCGTCCCGGCAACTGGACTTGTAACCGTGCGCGAAGCTCTTGGTGGTGATCTTGTTGCCGTCGTGCAGCTTGGGCGCGTTCTTCCAGTTGGTGCGTCCGTTGACCTTGGCGGTGAGGTGAACGCTCATGGAGCGGGCGCTGCATGACCAGGAGTACGTCTCCAGCATGTACAGCTTCGCCGACTCGATCTTCGTGCCCTTGAGGTCCTTGTCGAAGTCCATGTTGAAGTACGAGCGCGAGGTGCCCCAGGTGTCCGACTCGAACCCGACCCGAGCCTCGTGCGTACCGCCCTTGTTGAAGCCCCGGCCGTTGTAGAACGTGGCGTTGGGGTGTCGGCTGTAGGCGGTGGTCCAGTCCTGGATGTCCTTCGTGACCGACGGGTCGATGAAGACCGGGTAGGTGGTGGCCGAGTCGCGGAGGAAGTCCTGGTCGGGAGTGAGAAGCCAGTCGCCCCCGGAAAGGTCGGCCTCGACGAGTTCGCCACGGGAGTCGGGGGAAGGACCGTCGAGTCCGGGCAGGCTGAGGGTGGCGGCCGAGCCGGTCCGGGTGGGCTCGGGCGTCGGCTCGGCCGGGGCGGTCGGCGCCGGGGAGGCCGAAGGGGTGGGTGCGGGACCGTCGGTGGCCACCGGGAGTTCTTCGGGGTCGGGGTCGATCTGCTCGTCCGTCTCGACGAGTTCTTCCTCTGTGGGACTCGCGTCGTCGCCCGGCGTGGGGCTGGACGAGTCGACGGGGTCCGGGCTCTCGTCGTCGGTCGGCTGGGCGGAGGCACCGACCGAGCCGTCGGTGACAGCCGGGGCGCCGCTGCTGTCCCACATCAGCGGCGTCGGCGACAGTGCGACCTCTTCGCCGTCCGCGTCCTCGGCGGCGAGAACACCGGTGACCGGGTTCAGCCGGAACGACAGGTCCGCGGAGGTGATGCCGTAGGTGAGCTGCTTGGTGCGCGGATCGGCCGCAGCCTGTCGGTTCTTGAGGACGAGCAACTGTGCGAAGCCGTCGTCGTCGGCCGTGAGGACCAGATCGGCACCCGGGAAGATCTCCGGGTACAGGGCGCGGGAGCCGTCGATGATCGGTGCGGGGACCGCGCCGGGCCAGGTGAGGTGGATGTCGTGGCCGTCGACGGTCAGGGTGACGAGGGTGCTCGACTCGGCGGTAGCCGCCTTGAGCCCCCTGAGCAGGGAGATCCGGTGGACCGCGGACCGGGAGGCGCGCTGCTCGCCGTCGCGCGCCGCGTCGGAGCCGGGCGAGAACACCATCTCGGTGTTGGTGGCCTTCGGTTCCCAGCCCTTCTCGGTGCGGTGAAGATCGTAGTCGATGTCCTTCCACGCACCGTCCACCTTGGCCCGGACGGGGGAGGAGTAGAGCTTCTTGGCCATCTTGCCGTCGGGTCGCGCCCAGGTGGTGGACCGCGTGGTGCGCAGTGCCGTGACCTCGACGGACTTTCCGGTCTTCGAGGCCCGCGCGAGCGCGGCGGTTTCGTTGACCGTCCTGGCCTTGGGGCCGGCACTCGACTTGCCGCGTGAACCACGTTCGTCCAGGCCGAGTCCGACGAACGTGATGCCGGTGGCCGCGAGCACCGTGGTGAGTACGACGGCGGTCGTCCGTCCGCCGGGCACGCGACGCCGGTTGCGCTCCTTGCGCGTCATCGGGCGAGTTCCCCTTCCCCCCTTGGAACCGGCGCGGGACAGAGCTCGGCCGGGCCAGCCGATGATGGCTCAAGAGAGGGCTGCCGTCACGCTTCGCAAGCGGGGGAAACCGATTGAGTCCGACAACAGAAGGATGCGTAAAGGAGGTTGGCGGCGCGGGGCGACAACGGTTGTGCGAGCGGGCTATTTTGGGGAATAGCGCAGCAGAATGCATCGCAACTACCGTACTTAGATGCGTAATTGCGAAGAGAACCTGCGAATTGCCAGCTAGGTCACAGAGGGGTGACGGATTCCGAAACCTCGGGTAAACGAAGATTCGGGCTTCACTTACCGTTACGTTGCGCTACGTACCGTGGCGATCATCACATCCGCACAGACGATCTAGCGGAACTCCACAAGAGCGACACAGAATCTCCCGCATCTGATACGCCATCACGCGTGGTCCGTTCCTGGTCCCGCCTCGAATGGTCCGGGGGGACCTCGCCGTGTTCGGTCGCTTCTTGTCTGTCCGCTCGCGTGGGCTGCGCCGGGTGCGCGCTGCCGTCGTGCCCACTGTCGGGGCGGCACTTCTCGTAGGTCTTCTACCGGCGCAGTCGTTCGCGTTGCCGCCCGATCCGGCCGCGGCCGAGAAGGGCCGTGAGAGCCTCAGCCTGGAGACTCTCGACCAGGACGAGACCGTCCCCGGAGCAGTCTCCGAGCCTGACCTGGAGACTTTGAAGGTCGACATCCCCCCGGACCAGCAGCAGGCCGGGACGGGGACGGTCACCCCACCTGTCGCGGGGACAGGGTCGGTCCACTTCGGCTCGACCGCGAGCGCGACCCCCGCCTCGGCCCGCACGACCACGGCTGCCCGACAGGTTGCCGTGACTCCCGCAGGAAATCTCCCCGTGAGCCTCGGGCAGGCTCCGGACCAGGCCCCGCCCACCGGTACCTGGCAGGTCCAGGTCTACGACCGCGCGGCCGCCGTGTCACAGGGCGTCGACGGCACAGTCGTGAAGGTCCAGGCCCCGGCGACCGGCTCCGTGCCGATCGCGGTCAAGCTCGACTACGCGAAGTTCAAGAACCTCTACGGCGCCGACTGGGCCTCTCGTCTGCGCTTCGTCCAGTTTCCCGAGTGCTACCTGACCACGCCCGATGTCGAGGCCTGTCAGGAGTACGAGGAGCTGGAGACAACGAACGACATCGAGACCCAGTCGATCACCGCCACGGTCGACACGGCGGCGGACGGGACCGTCACTCCGGCGTCGGCGAGGACGACATCGAGCGACGGACCGTCGATCACTCAGGCGGCTTACCGCACTTCGGGCGCAGGGGTCACACCGGTTGCCGCGACCGGCGACGCGGCCGTCGTCGGAGCGGTCGACTCCGGCGGCGGCGCGGGCGGCACGTTCAAGGCCACGCCGCTGTCCGCCAGCGGCAAGTGGTCGGCCGGCGGCTCGTCCGGTGCGTTCACCTGGACGTATCCGCTGACGGTCCCGGCGGCCCCCGCCGGCCCGGCGCCGAACATCGAGTTCAGCTACAACTCCCAGAGCGTGGACGGTCGTACTGCCGTCGCCTCACCCCAGGCCTCCTGGATCGGCGAGGGCTGGGACTACGACGCCGGTCACATCGAGCGCCGTTACCGCGCCTGCCAGGACGACCGCAAGAAGATGAAGTCCGGCACCGCCAACAACACGGCCAAGAAGGACAAGACGTCCGACCTGTGCTGGGTGTCGTACAACGCGGTGATGTCCCTGGGCGGCAAGACGACCGAGCTGGTGCGGGACGCCGCCTCCGGCAGCAACCCCGAGACCGACACCGAGATCTACCGGCCGGAGAGCGACGACGGCACCCGGATCGAGCACCGCGTCGGCGGCACCAACGGCGACAACAACGGCGAGTACTGGATCGTCACGACCACGGACGGCACGAAGTACTACTACGGCCTCAACCAGGTCGGAGGCGGCCACGCCGACACCGACTCCGTCTCCACCGTCCCCGTCTTCGGCAACCACGAGGGCGAGCCCTGCCACGCCACCGCCTTCGCCGACTCCCGCTGCGGCTCGGGCAAGAAGCAGGCATGGCGCTGGGGCCTGGACAAGGTCGTCGACGTGCACGGCAACACCCTGGTCGTCACCTGGAAGCAGGAGACCAACTACTACGCCGTCAAGAAGAAGTTCAAGTCGCCCGAGCAGTACGACCGTTACGCCTACCCGAAGACCATCGAGTACGGCATGCGCTCGGACCTCACCACGCCGTCCGCGACCGTCGAGTTCGGTGTGGCGCAGCGCTGCCTGAAATCGGGCACGGCCTGCGACGCGGCGAACTTCGCCAAGACCTCCGACCCGGGCGCATACCGTCCCTGGTGGGACACCCCCGGCAACCTCAACTGCAAGTCGACGTCGAAGCTG
This genomic stretch from Streptomyces deccanensis harbors:
- a CDS encoding DNRLRE domain-containing protein; amino-acid sequence: MTRKERNRRRVPGGRTTAVVLTTVLAATGITFVGLGLDERGSRGKSSAGPKARTVNETAALARASKTGKSVEVTALRTTRSTTWARPDGKMAKKLYSSPVRAKVDGAWKDIDYDLHRTEKGWEPKATNTEMVFSPGSDAARDGEQRASRSAVHRISLLRGLKAATAESSTLVTLTVDGHDIHLTWPGAVPAPIIDGSRALYPEIFPGADLVLTADDDGFAQLLVLKNRQAAADPRTKQLTYGITSADLSFRLNPVTGVLAAEDADGEEVALSPTPLMWDSSGAPAVTDGSVGASAQPTDDESPDPVDSSSPTPGDDASPTEEELVETDEQIDPDPEELPVATDGPAPTPSASPAPTAPAEPTPEPTRTGSAATLSLPGLDGPSPDSRGELVEADLSGGDWLLTPDQDFLRDSATTYPVFIDPSVTKDIQDWTTAYSRHPNATFYNGRGFNKGGTHEARVGFESDTWGTSRSYFNMDFDKDLKGTKIESAKLYMLETYSWSCSARSMSVHLTAKVNGRTNWKNAPKLHDGNKITTKSFAHGYKSSCRDAYEAFNVRSAAQKKADEGRDSITFGMRARDENSQYAWKKFMANGDHPPALELVYNRKPTAPTSLDLGPDAKCTTTQPYARMGSGSLTFTAKASDKDKNLEYLDFDLWPHGKWATTGDLLGATGKVSVGSDKDTALRTTKEFATSKLTNGTLYSWRVRAWDDADASSSYSPAKTPCRFVLDTAAPKSPKVSSTDFPNADTEENGFGSGADDSKWSTKKFGTAGTFTVRALNADVERYEYGFNAPSYPFHLDRKAGTATSVSATLPNAKPPTAGPNVLYVRTVDSAGNVSQPTKYFFYVSPRDQADSPGDFTGDKLPDLMVVTDAGNLALYPSQATNDLTKGSGDLDYSMAGAYRSNPDKDPNGDDLPPYVAAPSGHFKGALITHNGDIYGGDGLQDLVVRVGGKLWVYPGDGYGAVNVDKRVEILLPEGAPSPASLTQIVSTGDATGDGRTDFFATAGDELWALTGYHGATIDQAIRLSGSAWTERDIVTVLDITGDGVTDMVYRTDVHAQLMLRKGKAASGGGTDLDSLSSGADSSGGTDLEYGSAGWSHANIPLLIGTPDANGDGVPDVWTVRSDGSVRFYAGGKTVLAGSGTEIVAPASYWKTRIAIG
- a CDS encoding VOC family protein, producing MSDNESYELLGFDNVLLPVGDLGEAVSFYERAGFEVGFRLDEAGIAGLKVGKETPGLLLRVEEELRQRPPVWAAARVWLEVPDARAAARALAAAGVPPLDAPFSVATGWTVEFADPWGNVIGLTDYGKRPELARTG